The segment ctccccctacaCCCTACTTCCATTTCCCTGCAGTCATCTTCAACTTCTGGCGTTATCTCGGTGAAATTTGCATCGATGGTAATCTACCAGGCTTTTAACCAAATATTACGCTCCCCCGCCGCAGTGAATCTTCACGACCGATTTTGGATGCCCGGGTAGAAATCGCGAGCGCCGGAAGTGTAACAGACAGGGTGGAAAAACAGCCGGTTGATTCGAAAGTTTCGCGGGCAAGCACATGAACTGGGGTCCGCGCGATACGACTTTTCGTAGAACTCTGCTTTGCGATAGGAATTGAGAGCATTTTTAGACGAAGCTCCTGGTTTAATTACATGCACTTTGTATCGGTCAAACTTATGCTTCCACACGTGTGTACAAATTGCGCCGTGCCACAGTTAATGTAAAAGTTTCCTAATCTAGCGTGTTGCGCGCATTAACTTCGACCTGGATTAATTAATCCCAACAATACATTTTTGGGACAattcagtttaaaaaacaaaaatagtgtGGCGTACTAGTAGCATTTATATCAAATACATATTTTGCTCCAATGGTATTGTTTTGGTGGAAAAAATGCAAGAGCTTGCCGATGTAAACACGCTCGCGGTAAACGTACAATTCTGACAGATAAAAAGTCACACAGCCTCGTGTCGTTcttctataattttatttttcaacgaaactgTAATCAGTGGCGGATCGGTAAATCCTTGCAAATGTTATTATATTGCGAGATTGCGCGTGACGATTTCAGTAGCAGTTTATTTGCTCGAACTCATCTCATATCAAGTTGAATTAAATCAAATGCCAATCGAGTATCGCGTTGTGTTTACATTAAAATATCACGAATTGAAATATCTGAAGCGAGACGCTCGCGAGTATTAAATGAATATATCGTTCGAATGAGCATTGATTCAGATTCGAAGTGAAAAGTTGCATTCATTCACGAAGCAGTTGTTGCACTCGGGAATAGTTAAAGGTGTTATTCTTTGTTGCTGCTTATTGAGTAGGAAGAAGGAGAGTGCTTGGAAGACAAAGGCTGAGAGAAATTTCAATAATAATCTTCTAAAGAATCACAACAGATGATCGTGCCAACAACTCCAGTGACAATTAACGATAATGACAATACTTCCGCACCCCCCAACACGACCTAGCTCACAATTCACTCCGTTGTGTTTACGCGGCCTAGAGACAGGATCACATCAAACGCGAGACATTTACCACGGCGAGCGGTGATCATTACACCTTCGCGCTGTACAGAACGCGCCGTTAGTTACACGATCATTGCCTCCTGCCTCACCCTCTCCCTTTGGCCCCATGTCCATCAAAGAGAATCGTCATGTGCAGCCCCTTTCACGCGCGGGCGTACAAGCTGCACATCAGCATAACATACTATTTACTCGCATCCGCCTACGGAGCGGGGTGCAACAACCCTCCTCCATGGCCATCGGAGCGGTTGCGGCAGCGACCGTTCCAGCATCCGCGCCGCTGCTCCCGAGTCCGCGGATTCGCGGATCGGACGGACGGATAGGGCACGTAAAGGGATCACTCACCGATGGAGATCTTGTCGGGGCACGCCGCGGGCAGGAAGACCAGCAAGACAGCGACGGCGGTGGTCATCAGCGCGGCAGTAGACGTTGGCCTGGTGATCCGAGAACTTCCGTCGTTCCACGCGTTCCTTGCAAGCTCCACGGACACGGCACCGTGAAAAATCGTCGCGCGACACCGCCGTCGCGGCGAGGGCGGCCCACCCGTTTCATGAACAACCGGGAGCATCTTCCGTGCTCCGTGGTCAGACACAAACTGCCGTACTCCACTTGGCGTGAACTCGATCTCGCTTGAACCGCCCCAGCATCCCTCTCTCCTGCGTTCGCGTCCCCCGCCCCCCGCCGTACCAGCCACCATTTAACCAGCCCTACCGCCCTTCTCTTCCCTTCCCTTCGCTTCTCATCGCTTCTGTTCTCCTCTCTTGTTCCCTCTTCCACCCTCTGCCATCCTCCTCGCTACGGATCCCGGTCTCGGTGCCATCTCCAACCCCCAGCGCGCACCCTCACCCTCGCCGTTACCCCCTCCTCGCCCCGCACCCGTAACTCCGTCGGTCTGTCTTCCTCCCGTGATTTTCCCGTCTTTCTCCACCGTTTCTACCCCGAAAGCGCACGCTTCACGCGCATGTTACGACCGGAGCGCACCGCGCGCGTGTACCCTCACCCTGGCACTTCCTGCTACTACTTTCTAACGGCGGATACAGATGTGCGGCAACGCTGCTCGGTCGGTACGAGCACGGCAGAACCGCGGAAAATACGCGACTGCCGTGTAAAATGACGATAACGAATCGCGAAGATCGCTTGTCCAACGTAACGAGAACGGGACGAGTCCGTTAGAAAGGACACCGATGTCAACGCACTACCTGCCGCTCGCGTTTGTAAGTTGCAATCGCAAAGACTTGGTTGGTGGGCTGAAGTCTAATTTGAAATTCGCGGGCGAGAGAGTGTTAGGGTAAATAGTCTCGTGGGACGCAGGGGAGCAATAAACAGAAGGTATAAGTGCTCTGAGAGCATCCTCCTTCTCAGTGCTACAAACGAAATGCCTAGTAGTACGAGTGAATAATCACTATTTCGGTCGGGCATGGCCGTCGAcgttgaaaatttcatcgaagcGTGTTATGAAGATCCGGCCGTAAATCTCGAAACTGGAACAATCGCCTGTACgtgacagagtggcgtgatcgaAGCGATTTGCAGTTTTACGTAAAAGTTAGTACCCCATCTCTCGCAATGAGAACAATATGTTCTTTCTATGCGCTCTCTTTAAAGTACGCGCGAGGGGCGGGCTCTCAAGCCCCGCCGGTTGCTTTGCCCTTTGACATCGACGTTCGTAAAGCGAGGCGCGCGAAATAAAGGAAGCCGGCTGCGCCGCTCGCAAAATCCCGCCGACGCTACGGTCTTACGGGACACGTCCGAGAACTACGACCGCTTTCGGGCGCGTAAACCGTACGTACCTTACACGAAGTCGTAAAACGCCGATTCACTGCGACGATCAACGGCGAATTACGCCGGGGCACGAATTCCACCATGTTCGAGCGAACATCGATAGATAGAAACGGTGGCGGAGGTTACGAACGCGGGAGAGATTTGATAGGACGTTACGAGGTCGACGAATGTCCTGCCCGTGACGGCAAACTGTGGTGCGATGATCCTGGTGGCGATAATGCAATATCGCTGAGGTTCACGAGTCAAAAATTCGATAGACTCGCGTTTAAAACGCAAACTTCGCTAATATAATCACGTGCTCCTTTTATTTTCTACGGTATTCAACGCGTTTCAACGGAGCACGCGTCTTTTCCCGCTAGTTTTCTTATTTCGATTATCGAAATCATTCGGATCATCGAACGATTTATCGAATCTAATCCCGCGCATGCGCAGCGCGCATCCCGTCTGCGGTCCGATCAGGTTCGACGCACGAATTGAATGAGAACCTCTGATTGGTAGAGGCCACTGTTgccaaccctacggatttttccgtagatctacggattttttactttatctacggatttACGGATTTTAAACTGTaatctacggatctacggattgtaaaccgtaatctacggatttttttacctttttcacGAGTTAGTAACCTATAATCAGCAAAAGAATCACTTTTTTGTAACGACTAATAGCGACATCTGTTGCCATGGATTTTGCGATCCAAACCGCTGATTTACTGCGGGTagctaaattccacttcactacaagagcttttcatcaCACTTAATAGCTGGAATTCAAGCTATTATGTTCTCGTTCTACTACCCTGTATTTTgaacgagtacaataggaattagcaaagttgatttcagaatctttgcacgtgaacttttttaattcctttccgCGAATTACGCCGGGACGAAAGTCTGGCGAAAAACGACTTTCAGGGAAACATTATAATGGGGAAAATCTCTTATACCGAAGTAGAGTTGGTAAAAGtggatttcacaacttttgcacgtgaactgttttcgtaatttatgaatatttgttgtgaaaataatttttttgagaatggtaggggagggtcgaaatataaggtttctagaaaggatttgggaaaggacggtttccatgaaagcaagggaattagcttctttcatacatgtaataattaacacttatgaagaaaatctgacggatttttcaaagggggatctacggaattctacggaatgttgaacatttctctacggattttcacaaatctgagttggcaacactggcCGTAGAGGATCGTAGAGAGCTCGCTGGGTCGGCTAGAATGTATGTAGGTAAAGTGACAGATTCCGGACGAGTCTGAAACAATAGATTCTGACCTTTGTGGAATCGAAGTTCGCTGGTACAATGGATCCAGCTTTGCTTAGAGAACGAGAGCTCTTTAAGAAAAGAGCTCTCACGACTCCAACGTAAGTATTCGATACCAGCTTGCTTTCCTAACCTATATCTTTTTGTCAATACAAGCTGCGTCAAGAGCACGCATCGTATTTTAAGTCTGTTACAAATATATTCGCGTGAAATATCAGTTAGAATCTAAATGTGTAAACTATTTCCGCTACTGCGAGCAATGTGCATAAGTCTTGGAAATGAGCTGCGTATGATATTGCGCAACACTACGTGAAACAAAACTTACTTGCGCAGGGtagaaaagaagaagagggaACAAGAAAAAGATTCGTCCAAAGATGAGCCGCTTAAGAAGAAACCTAAAATATCCTCGGTATCAACTGGCCCGAAACTGGATATGGTCAACTACAAGACCATGTCTGGTAGCACTCAGTATAAGTTTGGTGTACTAGCTAAAATAGTAAAGCACATGAAAGCTAGGCACCAAGAAGGGGACGACCATCCTTTATCGTTGGAAGAAATTTTAGACGAAACGAATCAGTTAGATGTTGGATCCAAGGTAAGTTGAACAGTGTACCAATAATGTTACGGAGGACGCGAAACATCAAGCTACCATGATCCGGTAGGTGAAACAATGGCTTCAAACAGAGGCTCTTATTAAGAATCCAAAGATAGAAGTAACTTCTGACGGTAGATTTGTATTTAAAGCTATGTATAAAATCAAAGATAAGAAATCTCTGCTGAGATTATTGAAGCAACAAGACTTGAAAGGTCTTGGGGGTATTTTATTAGAGGATATACAGGAGAGCTTGCCGCACTGTGATAAACATTTGAAGGCAAGTACACGCACGAGCGGCGACGTAACATACTACACGGTCGAAACAGTGACTTTCATAGCGATTCATCAATTTTAGAGCTTGCAAAATGAGATATTATTTATAACACGGCCCCTggataaaaagaaaattgtctTCTATAATGACAAAACAGCGCAATTTCCAATAGACGATGAGTTTCAAAAGTTATGGAGGGCAGTTGCGGTCGACGCGATGGACGATCAAAAGATCGACGAGTACCTTGAGAAACAAGGAATCAGGTCGATGCAGGATCACGGTCCTAAAAAGCCTGCTCCGATCAAAAGAAAGAAACCTGTTAGCAAGAGAAAGCAATTCAAAAAGCCGAGGGATAACGAGCATTTGGCAGATGTTTTGGAAACGTACGAGGATGGAAAATAAGCATTGTCCaatgtttgtaaataaaatgAGTTTACAACTTAAttgttaagagtgaaataagaGTTTATTACCACAATGTGATCGATATTATTGCGGTTAATACGTAACACAGATCTTCTATTTTGAAGCTAAGGTTCTGCCTTACATATCACAATGAtataataaataagtaaaatatttattgtcaTAACTTTTCATtgtaagtacaaaataaatatagatCAACTAGTACAAGTTTCCACATCGATCTAAACTATGTGCACGCGTCACGTTATAATCAGCCTTGTGAAATGAACGAGCCATTTTCTCACATAATGCGGCGAAGTTGaacattaaatttttacttGAGAATTTATATCTGGTATTATGTGTTTTCGTAAGTCGACGTAGATCTCAACTTATATTGAAACAGCAACTTTATCATTACGAAATatgactatatatatatatatatattaaaaattgtgcTTCGAAAAGTTTTTAacgtgaaatatttatatattatctaATATCTTCGATATTAATCTAATATCATTAGATAAATCTTTGGTACTTATAAATTTAACGATAAGTACGCATATATGTGCATAGACTGTGTGCAATTTTACATTGAAAATTTCCTCGAAAACCATTATCACGATAATTTCTCCCGCGCATTTCCTTCCAAGAAATTTCTATATCAATAAATAAAGCAATTATGTATGTTAATCCTTCGGAAGTGCCGAGTCACTTTTGCCCCGTGAATAAGCACGTGTCGCTTTGCTACCAAGCATTCTGTCCAATAAAGATTGTTTATTTCTCCTTCTGGCTGCCAGTACTTCCCGACACAATTCGTGGAACGATTCTGCAACTTGAGTGACCTGAAGAAAtttattgctttataaattcatATATACAGCGAACGCGTCCGCACGGAATAAAAAGTAAACTGTATACCTGCTCAGCGGCGGAAACTTCACTGAACCAGCATTCGAAGTCTTTTGCGAGTATTTCTCCCTCCTCGGTACTAACTTGCCTTAAGTGAACCATGTCAGCTTTATTCCCAACCATAGCGAGGGGCATCGTTGCCTCTGGATCAGCCACCGCGAGCGTCTCCTTCGCCTTCCTTACGAAATTGAAAGAGCCCCTGTCGGTTATCGAGTAGACCAAGAGTAATCCATCCGCCCATTGCAGAGTCTCCGTCGTCGGCAATTCGTCGTCACTCTGGAATGTCCACGGAACAAAAGACCTCTTCTATCACTTTCGATCACCCGCAAATTCGTTCAGCACGGATCTCGCTTATCAGCGCTAAAAGTATTACCTTCGGGCAGGTGTCCAAAATTTCGAAGAGAATAGGCTCACCGTCGACCAGCACCTCGTGTTTGTATCTGTTctctaaaaagaaaagaaaaaacagaAATACAGAGCGAAGGCGTGAAGGTCGAAGCTTCTTTAATGCGAACTGTAAATTAGCCCGAGGAGCGTTAAAGCGGCGGAAAGATGGGCGTCCTCGGAATGGACCGTCGgaaaaattatgtaataaattttcacCGCGGGAGCATAGAGAGCCAAGAGATCAGGTGCCCCTCGAACGCGCTAAGTAGATCTTTCCAGTCCAGTCTAGTTTTAGACCGCAACAGAGCACGTGCTCGCAAGAAAAGCCGCTTGTCTTCTGTCCCGGCGCGAGCGTCTGTATTTGTACAAAACAAGGAGTTTTGTTCGAGTATCAACCTCGCATTAGTACCCGTCCTGTCTAGTGTCAAATTCGTCTTCGATAAATTTAGACCAGACGCGGCCCGTGGTATGCGTAGGGAGAGTATCCGCGGCCTTTCAGAGGTGCGCCTCGCACACAGTTGCCGGccgttcttttctttttaataaagaAAACGCGCCACCCTATTGTCGCCTCCGTTTAATCGGTAATTTATACCAGATTGGCAGGCCGCTGTCTTACGGGCCAGGCGATGCGTTGTAAATTGAAATGCTCCTTACCTGACTGGTGATCGTATTCCCCGATGTATCTCCTTGTCAGAAACCTCACCGTCAGCGCTGGAATGTAAAGAAAAAAGCGAATGCTGCTCAGATGTTTT is part of the Andrena cerasifolii isolate SP2316 chromosome 1, iyAndCera1_principal, whole genome shotgun sequence genome and harbors:
- the Tfiiebeta gene encoding transcription factor IIEbeta — encoded protein: MDPALLRERELFKKRALTTPTVEKKKREQEKDSSKDEPLKKKPKISSVSTGPKLDMVNYKTMSGSTQYKFGVLAKIVKHMKARHQEGDDHPLSLEEILDETNQLDVGSKVKQWLQTEALIKNPKIEVTSDGRFVFKAMYKIKDKKSLLRLLKQQDLKGLGGILLEDIQESLPHCDKHLKSLQNEILFITRPLDKKKIVFYNDKTAQFPIDDEFQKLWRAVAVDAMDDQKIDEYLEKQGIRSMQDHGPKKPAPIKRKKPVSKRKQFKKPRDNEHLADVLETYEDGK
- the LOC143369511 gene encoding ras-related and estrogen-regulated growth inhibitor, whose product is MTSNAIRGIRRKKSSLCEVKVAVIGAPGVGKSALTVRFLTRRYIGEYDHQSENRYKHEVLVDGEPILFEILDTCPKSDDELPTTETLQWADGLLLVYSITDRGSFNFVRKAKETLAVADPEATMPLAMVGNKADMVHLRQVSTEEGEILAKDFECWFSEVSAAEQVTQVAESFHELCREVLAARRRNKQSLLDRMLGSKATRAYSRGKSDSALPKD